The DNA segment TATCAATAGAGACCAAAATCACATTAATTCAGCAGTCAACAATTTGTTTATCTGGGTAGATGTCCATGCACTACACCATCAAggccatatttttcttattacaaagCTGTTAGGAAACCCTCTCAGGAACCAGTTTATACTGTcgattccattcctctctctgACCTTGTAATGTTAACAGCCTTATCAAAAGAggaactagctgggcgtggtggcccacgcctgtaatctcagcactttgggaggccgagatgggcggattacctgaggtcaggagttcaagaccagcctggccaatgtggtgaaaccccttctcttctaaaaatacaaaattagccaggcatggtgacttgtgcctgtagtcccagctactcgggaggctgaggcatgagaatcgcttgaacctgggaagtggaggttgcagagtgagctgagatcacgccattgtactccagcctgggcaacaagagtgaaactctgtctcaaaaaaaaaaaaaaaatggaactatTTGGCGATTACCTCCTTTTCCAAGTACTTAAAAACCATTTTGCTACATATACACATTAAGCTTGTCAAAATCTGCAATTTCCCCATTTCTGAAAATCAGGATATTAGAAgacattagcttttttttttttttttgctgaagacCAGCTGGCTACTTTGGGTATGTCAATCCTATCCTTTCAACCTTCACCTAATGGAAGTGAAGTTAAGATCATAAAGAAATTCTATTTAGGCAGAATTAAGGACTCAGGAGAACAGGGAGACAGAAATCATCCACGTAGAACCAAGAGCTTGCCAACACTGAAAAACCTGACACAAAGCCTGTTAAGCAGCAAATGGCAGACATTTCTTTCTCTACATTAAAACTGATTTTCAACATGAAAAGCAGATTTAAAAGGGAACATTTAGGGTAACCACACTTAATGCATTCTTGATCCAGTGACTATCTCAAAACAGGAAAAGATTTTTAAGTAAGTTGACCATTTGGAAACCACTTGGTATGTCAAGGTCATCTCGTAGAAAAGCCCAAGTTCTTATGATCTCTGAAGAGCTCTCAAAAGCAGTCACAGTCCCAGGAGGCTGGTCCTCTAAGAATTATTTTGGGACTCTTCGGAGTTCATTCATCAGCCAAAGAGCGCCAGTGAGCAAAGCCAAGGAGCCTGACTGGTGAGTGGCGGCCAGAGGAGTTGGGACATACATCAGCAGCGTGCTGATGCCCAAGCCCACCTGTCACAAAGGAAAGAAGGCAATAGGAAAGGCAGTAACCCAAAGTTCACATTGAAAATGGCCAGGCGTGGATAACCACACACAAACCTCCACATCCTCCTATCAGAGCActtaaaatacacacatttttaatttcaCAAGCAAATATGCTTACAATGAAAGAAATTcgaacaaaattgataaacctaaAATTCCCCTTATTCTTCAATCCATCCCAGTTCCCCAGAGTAGTCACTGTTACCAGTTTCTGCATACTTGTACTTtagtatgtttatagagaaatacatagttttgtgcttttaaaaaacatattgttCTGTcacttgctttttttcacttagcaatatacaCTACGTATTGAGATCTTATTAAACTGCTGTGCAGTATCGCAcagtatggatataccatagttttttttgttttgttttgttttgagacagagtttcactctgtctgccaggctggagtgcaatggcatgatctcggctcactgcaacctccacttccagggctcaagcaattctcctgcctcagcctcccaagtagctgggattacaggcgtgtgccaccccgcctggctaatttttgtattttttagtagagacagagtttcatcatgttggccaggctggtcttgaactcctgacctcaggtaatccgcccacctcggcctcccaaagtgctgggattacaggcgtgagccactgtgcccggcccatagtTTTTTAactatttaggttgtttccaatttttcactaTCACAATTCTATGATGAATTTTCTCATACAAAAGGTCTTTGTGCATTGGACTGTTTCTAGGACTGACACTAATAAGTTCATTTGCTGGGCCAAAGAATTAtccatttaacttttaaaagatattgccagcctgggtgacagagtgagactccatctctaaaaaaaaaaaaagatattgccaaattgccttcTGGAAAAAACTGTACTGACTCATGCTCTCACCAGGAATATTTGAAAGTATCCATTTTCCTATGCCCATGGCAATAcctgattatcttttttttcacttttttccaatTTGATAGGCACAAAAtggtacttattttttaaatttgctccTCTCTGATTATAAGTGAAGCTGAACAGCTTTTCATGTTTACTGGCCATTAATCATTGTTTTTGTGGTAATTGTGTATTGATGTCCTTTACTTATTTTCCGGttattaatcttttaatttattataaatatggaaaatattttctcctagtctgtcacctttccttttttttttttttttttttaaacagacagggtctcactctgttgtctaggctggggtgcagtggtgcgatcttgactcactgcagcctcaacctccctggctcaggtgatcctcccatctcagcctcccaagtagtttggactacaggcacacaccaacatgcccatctaatttttgtatttttttgtagagatggggttttgccattgcccaggctagtcttgaattcctggctcaagtgatctgcccacctaggcctcccaaagtgctgggattacaaccatgagccactgtgcccagccccttttttAACTTTGTATTGGGGATACTGTCAGAACAAAAAGAAGTGGTTTATACCTGTGTATACGCCAAAGCCAGCAGAGTCACTGCTGCCATCTTGGTCCTTCTAGGAAGGGGAATTCTCCGAGAGAGGAAGTAGAGCACTGTAATGGCAGTGACTGAAGTGATTCCCTGCAGGGAAGAAAGAGTCTATCACATTAGATACAAGTGCCAGGTTTCTACTCACCTTACATGTATCTCCTCTAGAACCACTCAGCAACCATGAAGTACTTTCCTGTACCAGTCACAGAGAAcctccctgcagtcccagcctGATCACTCCTCCACAGGCTGTCTCTTCCACCATCCTCTTCTGCTTGCCACTTAAACGTCAGTATCACCCAGGCTCCACCTAAGATTCTGTATGTACTTTATACACCCTCACTCCCAGTGATCTCATCCACCTTCCAATGTGGGTGTCCCcctcatttttaattctttgcatCCTTATCCCTAACCATATCTTTAATCCTATATTCTTAAAGCAGGGCTGACCCCAGCACATGAGGGTTATTATTTTCCTGGGCTGTGAGTGGAGAAAGTGCTGGTGCTGCCAGCTGGTGCTAAAAAAGACCTAAAGTCTCATTTTCATTCCTATCTCTTCAGAACAAGGGTCCAGGACTGGCAATAATGGTCTCCTTCCTCTTCCACGGTATCAGGGAGAATGTTTTCTatcatatttctacatttatttcacttcatttccTTTTCAGTGCTGTCCACAATGACAATTTCAACCAGGCTTTACTTATGCTAAAATACTGTGCGCAGGTGGGGACTCAGCCCACACCAGGTAACGTGCCTCAGCCCAGCCCCCGTTGGACAGCTGAGCCCTCTGGCCCCCTCTCTCTGGATGTGCTGCTCTCACCTCACACTCAACATGCCTCCATCTGATGACATCCTCCCACCTCTAGCTCCACACTCATTCTGAGGGTCCCATCCCTGTAGGTCATGTTTCAAGCATGCTGTAGAAGAAACTTTGGGATTTCACTTGATCTTTCTTCACCTTTATTCCTGACAGCCAATCTTATTaactcttttcctttatttatttatttattatagagatgaggtctccctctgttgcccaggctggtcttgaactcttgggctcaagcgatcctcttgccttagcctcccaaagtgctgggattacaggcatgagccattgcgcccagtgctcttatttttaaattaaatttaatcttttaagagacaggctctcactgtctcccaggctagaatgcagtaacgtgatcacagcttgctgcagcctcaaactcctgctcaaacaatcctctcgcctcagcctcccaaagtgctaggattataggtgtgagctaccgtgcccagcctctctaTTCCTTTAAATTCTCTCTCAAATGCATCATTCTTCTCAAGTCCCACTCCCACCATGTAGGCCCCATCTCCATCACTCTCCCTGGCATTACGCAGCAGCACTATGCTTCTCACAGTCTCCTTACTGCTCATCTTTCCCCGCTCCAATTCATCACACACAGGCCTCCAAGCCAATCTTTGAATGGCCCATAGCAGACCCTCAAAACATATTCGCTTAAATAGAATGAAAAGTACTGGTGAAGCTCCTGGCTCCTTGAGCTTCTGGTTTAGCTCCGAGAGCTACGTGCTTAGCAGCTATGGTCTCCGCATTCGCTTCTCTACTCAACCACATTTCTGCTGAAATGACTTTCTAGGTACGTGCAGGATTGAGGGAGGTTATCATTTGCCAAGTGGTAAAAGGCACATTTGAACTTTTAAGAAGCTGGCAACGTCCTGAAAGCTAGAatttggctggggtgggggtagggggacaGGGGTGAATAATGAGGACAAAGACATTAGATTAGAGAAATGGTCCTAAAATTTCTTCCGAAGAGAGCAGGAAATATAGTTCCTGCTCTACCCTCTCAGTGTTGCCATCAGTGCTTCACTGACACCCCAAAGCCTATGATAGGCTCCTGTGCTCTCTGGCAGGTAACCACCAACTACACTTACCAGAATCCTGTGATCAAACTGCACCATGGTGGGATTCTCAAAAACATTCCTCAGGATGGGGGAGAAGGTAAAGAGGTCCTCCGGGATCCAGGATTCTCCCATTTTGGGAAAGGAGTTATAAACAAGCCCAGCATCTAGCCCTGCCACAAAAGCCCCTGTAGTCCAAGGTAAATGGTATTTATTAAAATGAGAGGAAGAAGAGACCAAATACTAGTTCTGATATAGAAAAAGTCTGTTATCCCAGAGTTAAACTAAGGGAACAGTCAGAGAATAATAGACATATCTGCAACAGGAGTTCTCCAACAGAGAAGATACATCACAATCACCAAGGAAACTTCAAATCTCTGCATCCTTACCTGCTCCCACCCCAAGATTCTGCTTCCTCTAGAGAAGTGGAGTAGAGGctgtggtgtggggggaggggagaggcttATTAGCTTAGAAAAATTCCCTTAGTGATTTTGATGCCCTCCTCACCCCGCCACTGAGTGCTActgatttattttagaaatgctcTCCCACAGATGTCTGCATGACTGACTCCCTTATTTCCTCAGCTTCCACTCAGATGTCACCTTACCAAAGAGATTTCGCTTGATGATCCTAGCCCACTTTCTGTCTCCTGaccctaatttatttttcttcatggcacTAAATATCATCTAGCACATTATGTTTCTATTGTGCGTTATCTGTCTTCCccaaatgctcagtaaatgtttgttgactgaataCGGAAGTGAGAAAAATCCCAAAACTTATAAACTAAATCCTGGATAAACAAATAAAGAGGGTATTCATGAATTAATGGATGTCTGATCCATTATTTATTAtcaaagaaaatccagaaatgtTTGGGTCACACtcgcttttttctttctttctttctttttttttttttgagacgcagtctggctctgtcccccaggctggagtgcagcggcatgatctcggctcactgcaacctctgcctccagggttcatgcaattcttctgcctcagcctcccgagtagctgggactataggtgcgccctttggtagagacgaggtttcaccacgttgaccagactggtctcgaactcccaacctcaggtgatccgcctgcctcggcctcccaaagtgctgggattacaggcataagccaccacgcctggcctttttttctttttttgagtcagggtcttgctctgtcacccaggctggagtgcagcagcgcaatctccgctcactgcagcctcaacctcctgggctcaagcaatcctcccgcctcagccccctgagtagctgagactacaggtgaataccaccacacatggctaatttttgtattttttgtagagacgaggtttcaccatgttgcccaggctggtcttgaactccctggctcaagcaatctacctgcctcagcatcccaaagtgctggaattacaggtgtgagccaccatgcccaacccactccatattttttttaaatgtcccttATGAAGTAAAAATTCATGCTCTTATGCCAAAAATAAAAGTGTTGAGTGGCTCATTGGTTTGaatcaatattatttttagtCCAGAGCAGTACTatcaatagaactttctgtgagaGTGGAAGTATTCTATATTTGTGCCAACCAATATACTAGCCCCTAGCCACATGTGCCTGTGGAGCATCTGAAATGTTGCTAGTGTGACTGaagaactaaattttaaattttatttaaccttaattaatttaagtttaaatatcCACATGAGGCTACAGGTTCCTCTACTGGATAGTGCAGTTCTAGAATGAGAGCAGCAGTGGTGGAAGTGTGGGTTAAAGAATGAAaacggccaggcatggtagctcatgcctgtaatcccagcactttgggaggctaaggcgggtggatcacctgaggtcagaagttcgaggccagcctggccaacatggtgaaaccccatctctactaaaaatacaaaaatcagctgggcgtggtggtgtgcacctgtagtcttagctactcgggaggctaaggcacgagaatcacttggatttagggaggcagaggttgcagtgagctgagatcatgccactgcactccagcctgggcaacagagtgagactcagtctcaaaaaaaagaatgaaaaaatccTGTGTTGGTCTCTCTGTGCCAATGAACTCTCCACCTGCAACCATCTCTGAGGGCAAGCCTTTTGTCTGACCCATGTTGATGTAATGTGATGATAACAATGTTTATATATAGTAACAGCTAACACTTATGTAGCCTTTGCTACATGCCAACAACGATGCTACACATTTCACATTTAGCAGTCATACTGTTGTCgtaatctccattttatagataaggtctctaaggcccagagaggttacaGAGCTTGCAAAGGTCATATAGTTCACAGGTAgtgaagccaggatttgaacctaggccaTCTGGATCTAGGTAGATGTTCAATATTTTTGTTCAATTGACAGTAAAGTAGAATttttggaagagagaaaggaacaggaAACAGAGGGTGAAGATGGGGGAATGAGAGAAACAgatgtgaaaaggaaatataaagatGCAGGAGGAAGGGGCAAAGCATTAGGCAAGAGGTCCCAGCTTAGAGTGCAATGCAAACAGGTCATCTTTGATGAGCTGAGTCCTACCTGAGAGGGCCGTAAGGAACACCAGACCTGCTGTTCCATGAGCAAATCGTCTCAACTGTAGGAGTTGGTGGGTTTCAGGcaactaaataagaaaaaaaatcattcagttaAACTGTGTTGCAGGAACAATGAGAGGCAGCAAAGATCTCTAAGGCCAAACCCAAGTGACAAATTAAGATCAGATATTCTCTGACCCCTAGACTAGGTTAAGTACTCCTGGCAGATATTCTGTTCCAACATGCactgtattttattataattatagatTACTATCTGTTTTCCCTTCTACCCCATAAGTTTTGTGAAGGCAGGAACTGCCATCTTTTTTACTAGAGCAATCTTAGCCTAGTGATTGGCACATAGGTACTCATTATGCATCTGTTCAAAAACTGAATGATTTACATTATTCAGGAAACAATGCTTCATCACGGTTGAAAGGATGTAGCTTAAGATCAGGACTGGATTTTCATGTGTGTGATATTAGTGTTTAGCAAATATAGTCAGAATCAAAATTGCATAAAGTGCTTAGAGATTCCTCCATTTAGTGTTTTTGATAAaatcaaaatttgtttttattcttattacCAACTTCTAATACTAATAAGTGAATCATCAAATATGAATAAGAACTTTATAAACAGGTGACTATGCTACCCTCAAATGGCTTACACTCTACTATATGAAAAGTTAGGTATCATTACTAACATATTATAGGACAGTATATCAGCagtgtccaatagaactttctgtgatggaAAAGTTCTATCATCTACCTAAGGAGAGCTTGAAACATGTGGCTAGTATgactgaaaattaaataaaaaattaattttatttaaatataaagtttaaataaacaaaaagcttatgtaaataaattttatttaattaaaaaaatttttttttctcactttgtcgcccagactggagtgcagtggcacaatcttggctcactgcaacctccacctcccaggctcaagcgattctcctgcctcagcctcccaagtagctgggattacaggtgcgcgccactattgcccagctaattttttaacttttagtagagatgggggtttcactatgttggccaggctggtctcaaactcctgacctcaaatgatccacccgcctcagcctcccaaagtgctgggattacaggtgtgagccaccgtgcccagccttaattagttaaaatttaaatagccatatgtAGCTAGTAGCTACTGTGTTGGACAGCATAGCACTATATGGCTCATTGGCTAGCATCTCAAATCCTTTTTGTAATTAGGTGAATCTAAACTAACAGAGAAAAACAATTGATAAAGTCATCAGTAACCTTTAAGAGTACAATTTCAGTAGCAAGAGTGTGTGGGTTTATGTGTAAGTGTGGGtaaatgtgtgagtgtgtatgtattGGGTTGGGTGAGGAAGATAATTACAGGGATTGAAAAGAAGGAATAGATTGTCAGGAAGCAGCAGCTATAGATGCAGGCAAAATGAATTCATTAAGATGAATTCATTTTAGAAGTCTGAattaaaatgaattcattttagAAGTTTGGCTttgatgggcatggtggctcacacctgtaatcccagcactttgggaggccgaggcgggtggatcacctgaggtcaggagtttaagagcagcctggccaacatggtgaaaccctgtctctactaaaaatacagaaaattagctgagcatggtggtgtgcgcctgtagtcccagctactcgggaggctgaggctgaagaattgcttgaacccgggaggtggaggttgcagtgagccaaggtcacaccactgcactccatcctgggcaacagagcaagactccatctcaaataaataaataaatacataaataaataaatgaagtttgGCTTTGAAAGTCAGGAGACTTTCAAATAATTCCTTATTTTTCAGATGTGGAATTATTCAGTGGTTGTCTACTGTATCAATATTTCAACCCAATTTGGCTTCTCTGTGGGAATGACTGCCAAGACAACACGTCCAGTCCTTACTGGGATCTAGCTACTAGCTCCAAGTACCTAATGGATGATTCGACTTAAGAGTCCTGCTGTCATCTCAAACTTTTCTCCAGGAACAGCTTACTCAGGTCAACCCATGATTTCAATACCTAATataagactctttttttttttttttgagatggaatttcgctcttgttgcccaggctagactgcaatggtgccatctcagctcactgcaacctctgcctcctggattcaagcaattctcctgcctcagcctctcgagtagctgggattacaggcatgtgccaccatggctggctaattttatatttttagtagagatggggtttctccaggttggtcaggctggtctcaaactcccaacctcaggtgatctgcctgcctctgcctcctaaagtgctgggattacaggtgtgagccaccgcgcctggccaagactcatttaaaaaaaaattctagggaaAAAAATGTCCTATAAGGGTGTGGTGTCTTGGAACCTCTATTATtaatgaaggcctcaaaaaaaGTTATACCTTGCTTTTAAATCAAagcataaaatgaaaaactagTACTTTGCTTTAATCAGCAGACAGAAAAATACTTCAGACAAAATCACTAAGGTTTACTATTAGACTTAACTGGCAGGTCCCCATTTAACGAACAATATAGCTCTTGTCCACACCAGAAGTTGAGAAACACCTCTGTTCTGATCTTTCTCACTTTGCCATCCACCATCACTTCTAGGAGTCAGAGGTAAAGCGACTGGGATATTTCTTGTTGTTGGTACTCCCTCCCACtctatttttcaatttgtttcaCCTTTGCCAATAGAAAATGTTGGCAAAATATTCAACtcctatatgatccagcaattctacttctagatatatatccaaaagaaccaAAAGCGGGGTCTTGAAGACAGATATTTGCACACAACTCTTACCTTGTGCGGAGGGAGTAGCAGTGAGAGTGAGGTCCACAAGCTGGCACAATAAAGAACCAGGGCTGATCCCAGGTGGGCAGCAAGGCGGTACTGACTGACCCGAGGGATGTCATGGGAGTCTGATTTTTCTTCTAGTCCACTTTTCACCATATACCATCCCAACAGACCCTAGAACCCCCAAGAGATGAAGCAAACAAAACAAGGTTAAAATGATCtattcaactttcttttttttgttgtttttttgagacagagtctcactctgtcaccaggctggagtgcagtggcgggatcttggctcactgcaatctccgcctcccgggttcaagtgattctcctgcctcggcctcccaagtggctgggactacagttgcgcatcaccacgcctggctaatttttgtatttttagtagagatggggtttcaccatgttggccagatggtgtcaatctcttgacctcgtgatccgcccacctcagcctaccaaaagtgctggtattacaggcgtaagccaccacacccggcctgatcTGTTCAACTTTACTGAGGAAATGAGCTATCAGGAGTACTCTCTACCCCACCCCTCCTCTTTCCATACCCTCCCCAATACGCAATGTCCCAAGATTCGTCATTTATCCACAGTTCTTCACATATCACCATTAATACTTAACTACTATTTACATCAGAAGTGTCtgatcttttggcttccctgggccacactggaagaagaattgtcttaggccatgcataaaatacactaacactaacagtagctgatgagctttaaaaaaaaaaaggtccatgGATATATCTCATAAAACTAGATTGAATGTTTTGGAGAAACTTAATAAAGGTAAATGCTTAAAAACATCTACTGTCAAGTTAGGTTGGAATAAGACAATTATAAAAGTTTCAGGGGAAAATCATAAAAATCAATAAGGTTTTGCATGCAGATCGCTTTGCAAATATCTAAGTTCCCACTCCGCTTTAAGCAAAACCACAGCTTATGGGGATATAAGAAACCTGCAGTTGAATGCCAATCTGGGGACGCATAGTCAAAGAAAAGGCCTTGATTTTGTAAAAGCTGGTAATGAACGTACAGATTTAAGTTTAAAAGTTTATGTTATGTATCATATTCTATGATTCTCTGCTTTAACTGGCTTTTTCAATTAACCAAACAATTGTTAGTTCCAATCATATGAAATAAGACAGCCCTTTCACTCCCACTGGCCCAGCTCAGTAGAATCAGGTCAAAGAGGTGGACTCTGCCACTTCTAAATATATACTCTTCAGGAAATCTTTTTGGGCATTTCTCTCCCCTTT comes from the Pan troglodytes isolate AG18354 chromosome 8, NHGRI_mPanTro3-v2.0_pri, whole genome shotgun sequence genome and includes:
- the COX15 gene encoding cytochrome c oxidase assembly protein COX15 homolog isoform X5, whose product is MQRLLFPPLRALKGRQYLPLLAPRAAPRAQCDCIRRPLRPGQYSTISEVALQSGRGTVSLPSKAAERVVGRWLLVCSGTVAGAVILGGVTRLTESGLSMVDWHLIKEMKPPTSQEEWEAEFQRYQQFPEFKILNHDMTLTEFKFIWYMEYSHRMWGRLVGLVYILPAAYFWRKGWLSRGMKGRVLALCGLVCFQGLLGWYMVKSGLEEKSDSHDIPRVSQYRLAAHLGSALVLYCASLWTSLSLLLPPHKLPETHQLLQLRRFAHGTAGLVFLTALSGAFVAGLDAGLVYNSFPKMGESWIPEDLFTFSPILRNVFENPTMVQFDHRILGITSVTAITVLYFLSRRIPLPRRTKMAAVTLLALAYTQSFTLVAQAGVQWRDLSSLCNLHFPGSSDSHASASRVAGTTGTSHHAWLILYF
- the COX15 gene encoding cytochrome c oxidase assembly protein COX15 homolog isoform X1 encodes the protein MQRLLFPPLRALKGRQYLPLLAPRAAPRAQCDCIRRPLRPGQYSTISEVALQSGRGTVSLPSKAAERVVGRWLLVCSGTVAGAVILGGVTRLTESGLSMVDWHLIKEMKPPTSQEEWEAEFQRYQQFPEFKILNHDMTLTEFKFIWYMEYSHRMWGRLVGLVYILPAAYFWRKGWLSRGMKGRVLALCGLVCFQGLLGWYMVKSGLEEKSDSHDIPRVSQYRLAAHLGSALVLYCASLWTSLSLLLPPHKLPETHQLLQLRRFAHGTAGLVFLTALSGAFVAGLDAGLVYNSFPKMGESWIPEDLFTFSPILRNVFENPTMVQFDHRILGITSVTAITVLYFLSRRIPLPRRTKMAAVTLLALAYTQVGLGISTLLMYVPTPLAATHQSGSLALLTGALWLMNELRRVPK
- the COX15 gene encoding cytochrome c oxidase assembly protein COX15 homolog isoform X4; amino-acid sequence: MKGRVLALCGLVCFQGLLGWYMVKSGLEEKSDSHDIPRVSQYRLAAHLGSALVLYCASLWTSLSLLLPPHKLPETHQLLQLRRFAHGTAGLVFLTALSGAFVAGLDAGLVYNSFPKMGESWIPEDLFTFSPILRNVFENPTMVQFDHRILGITSVTAITVLYFLSRRIPLPRRTKMAAVTLLALAYTQVGLGISTLLMYVPTPLAATHQSGSLALLTGALWLMNELRRVPK